One window of Gloeothece citriformis PCC 7424 genomic DNA carries:
- the cysT gene encoding sulfate ABC transporter permease subunit CysT: MDGNPNMTKVDATYFSLKNQKLTQPKWLNNIPWPWLITISYILIILILPSAALITKSLSLGWEQFWTIATSPTALSAYQVSFVTALIAGLINGVMGTIIAWVLVRYQFPAKKFIDAAVDLPFAIPTSVAGLVLATVYSQNGWIGQFFAPFGIKIAFTRLGVFVAMLFISLPFVIRTLQPVLQEMETEIEEAAWSLGASQLQTFIRVVFPPLFPPILTGVALGFSRAVGEYGSVVIVSSNIPFNDLIAPVLVFQRLEQYDYAGATVIGTVLLLISLLILLVINLLQQWGRRYALK, from the coding sequence ATGGATGGTAATCCTAACATGACCAAAGTTGACGCGACTTATTTTTCTTTAAAAAATCAGAAATTAACTCAACCAAAATGGCTTAATAATATTCCTTGGCCTTGGTTAATTACAATTAGCTATATCCTAATTATTCTTATATTACCTAGTGCAGCATTAATTACTAAATCCCTTTCTTTGGGATGGGAACAATTTTGGACAATTGCCACCAGTCCTACAGCTTTATCTGCATATCAAGTCAGTTTTGTTACTGCTTTAATCGCTGGTTTAATTAATGGGGTAATGGGGACAATTATCGCTTGGGTATTAGTTCGGTATCAATTTCCGGCCAAAAAATTCATTGATGCTGCGGTAGATTTACCCTTTGCTATTCCTACATCTGTAGCGGGGCTAGTTTTAGCAACTGTATATAGTCAAAATGGCTGGATAGGTCAATTTTTTGCTCCCTTTGGCATTAAAATTGCCTTTACTCGGTTAGGGGTATTTGTTGCCATGTTATTTATCTCTCTCCCCTTTGTTATCCGAACCTTACAACCGGTTTTACAAGAAATGGAAACAGAAATAGAAGAGGCAGCATGGTCTTTAGGAGCATCTCAATTACAGACATTTATCCGAGTCGTTTTTCCCCCTTTATTTCCTCCCATTTTAACCGGAGTAGCTCTCGGATTTTCTAGAGCAGTGGGAGAATATGGCTCAGTGGTTATTGTTTCTTCTAATATTCCATTTAATGATTTAATTGCCCCCGTTTTAGTGTTTCAAAGATTAGAACAATATGATTATGCAGGAGCAACGGTAATCGGAACAGTTTTATTACTCATTTCTTTATTAATTTTGCTCGTGATTAATCTTTTACAGCAATGGGGACGACGTTATGCACTCAAGTAA
- a CDS encoding sulfate ABC transporter substrate-binding protein — translation MRKPLKYLSLMLIGLAMSGAIAACTGTASTNNGNSETAKLTLVSYAVTQSAYSQIIPKFVEQWKNQTGQEVIFDQSYGGSGSQTRAVIDGLEADVVALALALDTKKIEQAGLIQPGWEKEFPNDSIVHKSVAALVKRDDSVKITSWADLANKDIKVVTANPKTSGGARWNFLALWGAVTQAGGNEQQAEQYVATVLKNAPVLPKDAREASDVFYKQGQGNVLINYENEVILAQQKGEKSTYVIPTDYNISIDNPVAIVDTNVDKHGTREIAEAFVEFLFTPEAQREFAKVGFRPVDPTVTQEFASQYPAVKKLFTVKDLGGWDKIQGKFFDDGAAFDKIMSKNGKS, via the coding sequence ATGCGTAAACCCTTGAAATATTTAAGTTTGATGCTGATCGGTCTGGCCATGAGTGGAGCGATCGCCGCCTGCACGGGGACAGCAAGCACCAACAATGGCAATAGCGAAACAGCCAAACTCACCTTGGTGTCCTATGCTGTCACCCAAAGCGCCTACTCCCAAATCATTCCTAAATTTGTCGAGCAATGGAAAAATCAAACGGGACAAGAGGTTATATTTGATCAAAGCTATGGAGGATCAGGATCTCAGACTCGCGCCGTGATTGATGGGTTAGAAGCAGATGTCGTTGCCCTCGCCCTTGCTTTAGATACCAAAAAGATCGAACAAGCCGGACTGATTCAACCGGGTTGGGAGAAAGAATTTCCCAATGATTCGATCGTTCATAAATCCGTTGCCGCCTTAGTCAAACGGGATGATAGCGTTAAAATTACCAGTTGGGCTGACTTAGCTAACAAAGACATCAAAGTCGTGACAGCCAACCCGAAAACCTCTGGGGGAGCAAGATGGAACTTTTTAGCGCTGTGGGGAGCAGTCACCCAAGCCGGTGGCAATGAGCAACAAGCGGAACAGTATGTCGCCACCGTGTTAAAAAATGCGCCAGTTTTACCCAAAGATGCACGAGAAGCTAGCGATGTTTTTTATAAACAAGGTCAGGGGAATGTACTCATTAACTACGAAAATGAAGTGATTTTAGCCCAACAAAAGGGAGAAAAATCAACTTATGTCATTCCCACTGATTACAACATTTCTATTGATAACCCTGTAGCGATTGTTGATACTAATGTTGATAAACATGGCACTCGTGAAATAGCAGAAGCTTTTGTCGAATTTTTATTTACCCCTGAAGCACAACGAGAATTTGCTAAGGTCGGTTTTCGTCCCGTTGATCCCACTGTTACCCAAGAATTTGCCAGTCAATATCCCGCAGTCAAAAAGCTTTTTACCGTAAAAGATTTAGGAGGATGGGACAAGATTCAAGGAAAATTTTTTGATGATGGGGCAGCCTTCGACAAAATCATGAGTAAAAATGGAAAATCTTAA
- a CDS encoding sulfate/molybdate ABC transporter ATP-binding protein has protein sequence MSIIVRQVSKKFTNFQALDQINLEIKTGKLVALLGPSGSGKSTLLRAIAGLEIPDTGSIIINGRDTTHLDVRQRNIGFVFQHYALFKHLTVRQNIAFGLEIRKHGRKGIKEKVEELLELIQLRGLGDRYPSQLSGGQRQRVALARALAVQPQVLLLDEPFGALDAKVRKELRAWLRRLHDEVHLTSVFVTHDQEEAMEVADEIVVMNRGRIEQVGTPDEIYDNPATPFVMSFVGDVNVLPSHSNLIHLFPDHLNTSIVPSHSLPLQIFVRPHELDLYPMQKPNTLLATIKRITHLGREIQLELELAENLEILANLSREQMEQLQLKLGQQVFVKSRKAKLFPVSNLHLEVS, from the coding sequence ATGAGTATTATCGTTCGTCAAGTCTCCAAAAAATTTACTAACTTCCAAGCTTTAGATCAGATTAATTTAGAGATTAAAACCGGCAAATTAGTCGCCCTTTTAGGCCCTTCAGGCTCAGGAAAATCTACGCTTTTAAGAGCGATCGCCGGTTTAGAAATCCCTGATACAGGCTCAATTATTATCAATGGACGAGACACAACCCATTTAGATGTGAGACAGCGTAATATAGGCTTTGTCTTTCAACATTATGCCCTCTTTAAACATTTAACCGTCCGTCAAAATATCGCCTTTGGGTTAGAAATTCGCAAACATGGACGCAAAGGGATTAAAGAAAAAGTAGAAGAATTATTAGAATTAATTCAACTGCGGGGGTTAGGCGATCGTTATCCGTCTCAATTATCAGGGGGACAACGGCAACGGGTAGCCCTTGCAAGAGCTTTAGCCGTACAGCCACAAGTATTATTATTAGATGAACCTTTTGGGGCATTAGATGCCAAAGTTCGTAAAGAATTAAGAGCATGGTTAAGACGGTTACATGATGAAGTTCATTTAACCAGTGTATTTGTCACCCACGATCAAGAAGAAGCAATGGAAGTCGCTGATGAAATTGTCGTGATGAATCGAGGAAGAATCGAACAGGTTGGCACTCCCGACGAAATTTACGATAATCCGGCGACTCCTTTTGTGATGAGTTTTGTGGGAGATGTAAACGTTTTACCGAGTCATTCTAATTTAATTCATTTATTCCCAGATCATTTAAATACATCCATCGTTCCATCTCATTCCCTGCCCTTACAAATTTTTGTCCGTCCCCATGAATTAGATTTATATCCGATGCAAAAACCTAACACTCTATTAGCAACAATTAAACGGATTACTCACCTAGGCCGAGAGATTCAATTAGAATTAGAATTAGCGGAAAATTTAGAAATATTAGCGAATTTAAGTCGGGAACAAATGGAGCAACTGCAACTCAAATTAGGTCAGCAAGTCTTTGTTAAATCCCGTAAAGCTAAATTATTTCCCGTCTCGAATTTGCACTTAGAAGTGTCATAA
- the cysW gene encoding sulfate ABC transporter permease subunit CysW produces the protein MHSSKLPQYSLIFLAIAYLGLVLFIPAISVFYEAFHKGIDAFLEAASTREFYQAIKMTVIIAAISVPLNTVFGLCAAWVIARNQFKGRALLMSIIDLPFSISPVVAGLMIVLLYGDRNGWFGEWLVSHGIKIVFSLPGMVIATLFVTFPFVAREVIPVLEEMGTEQEEAGRTLGANDWQIFWNIILPGIRWGLLYGVLLTNARAMGEFGAVAIVSGSIIGRTATLPIFVEQAYKNYLTEAAFSAAAVLALLGLVTLVLKEILERHTHHRGTH, from the coding sequence ATGCACTCAAGTAAATTACCGCAGTATTCGTTAATTTTTTTAGCGATCGCTTATTTAGGATTAGTTTTATTTATTCCGGCTATCTCGGTGTTTTATGAAGCCTTCCATAAAGGAATAGACGCTTTTTTAGAAGCCGCCAGCACCAGAGAATTTTATCAAGCTATTAAAATGACTGTGATTATTGCTGCTATTTCTGTCCCCTTAAATACCGTTTTTGGACTTTGTGCAGCTTGGGTTATTGCTCGTAATCAATTTAAAGGACGAGCTTTATTAATGAGTATTATTGATTTACCTTTTTCTATCTCTCCTGTAGTCGCCGGATTAATGATTGTTTTACTTTATGGAGATCGAAACGGATGGTTTGGCGAATGGTTAGTTAGTCATGGGATAAAAATAGTTTTTTCTCTGCCTGGAATGGTCATTGCAACTCTCTTTGTTACCTTTCCTTTTGTCGCTAGAGAAGTTATTCCGGTATTAGAAGAAATGGGGACAGAACAAGAAGAAGCCGGACGAACTTTAGGCGCTAATGATTGGCAGATATTTTGGAACATTATTTTACCGGGAATTCGTTGGGGGTTACTCTATGGAGTATTATTAACAAATGCTAGAGCGATGGGAGAATTCGGGGCGGTTGCCATTGTTTCTGGGAGTATTATTGGACGGACTGCAACCCTTCCTATTTTTGTGGAACAAGCTTACAAAAATTATCTCACTGAGGCAGCTTTTAGTGCGGCTGCGGTTCTCGCATTATTAGGTTTAGTTACTCTAGTTTTAAAAGAAATTTTAGAACGCCACACTCATCATAGAGGAACTCATTAA
- a CDS encoding NIL domain-containing protein: protein MTTAKPLHLDQTEHNRSTHTRLKIQIPQKYKGDPIISHLTSRHGLEINILAALLAANSQNDGWFDLEIRGSSEQIDNALLDLAELDIEVWYQSGQEVDGW from the coding sequence ATGACTACCGCTAAACCTTTACATCTAGATCAAACAGAACATAATCGTTCTACTCATACCCGTCTTAAAATCCAAATTCCCCAAAAATATAAAGGCGATCCGATTATTTCTCACTTAACCTCCCGTCACGGATTAGAAATTAATATTCTGGCGGCTCTTTTAGCCGCTAATAGTCAAAATGACGGTTGGTTCGATCTAGAAATTCGAGGTAGTTCTGAACAAATCGATAATGCCTTACTCGATCTAGCTGAACTAGATATAGAAGTTTGGTATCAATCCGGACAAGAAGTAGATGGATGGTAA